AATTTTTACGACTGAATCTAAAATTTTCCCATTATCATCCAAAATCGAAAGTCCTTCAATATTAGCGCATACATTCGAGAGAGCATTTACAGCTTTTCCTATTTTTCTTTCATATATCAAATGAGTTTTAGCAGTAAAAGTCGGCATCCATACAATTTTTGCCCCCATCATCAATGCTACCTGAAGCGCCAAGGGATTAAATCCTCCAATAAAATTATTTAGAGTAATTCCCCCAAAAACACGAAGTTTAGCTCCAAACAATTCTTGCATAAGTGCAGCTCTTTCTGCCGTCGATCCTAAGTGAGTTTTTAAAACTACTCCATACATTCCATGAGTAATCGCATCTCTTACAATTTCAATATCGCTCAACTTTCTTTTAACAATATCTGGAGCTCCGTGTATATGCATATCTAATGCGCCACTTAACTTTCCCATTTATCATCGCCTCTTCACTTTAATGTAACAGCTACCTCTTCCATCAAGTCTTTCGACGGATTTTTCTGATTTATCTTCGACGTTTCGATAATCAATTCGTATACGTTGACACCGGCAGCCGCGGCGACTCCCCTAAAAGCGCCTACGAAGCTGGAATGACAGCCCGAATAGCCCAATACGAGGTCGAGGGGCTTAATCGGATTGTGGTAGCCTTCCCGTTCCATCGCCGGCATGAGCTTTTCGTCGATGAAGCGCAGCAGCTTGTAAAAATCGTATTCCTGCGCCTTTCCTTCGCGGCGGAACAAGGCGACAGCTCCTTCCGTCGTAATGTTTCCGGCGCTGCGGGCCATACCCATGAGCCCGCAGTCGATGAAGGATGCGCCGGCCCGTTCGGCAGCCTGGGCATTCGCCATAGCCAGTCCTAAATTACTGTGTCCATGAAAGCCTACGGGAATAGATACGGCGTCGACTACCTTGCGGGTATACTCGGCCGCGTCTTCGGGCATCATATAACCGGCCGAGTCCATAATCGTAAGAGCCTGCACGCCGAAGGATTCGAGCATCTTCGCTTCTTCGGCCAATTCGTCAGGAGTGACGACGTACGCCTTCATCAAGCTGTATTTTGCCTCGAGGCCGGCGTCGCGCACCATCTTCACGGCCTTTTCCGCCGTCTTTCCGTCGCCGGCGTTAGCTCCGACGCGGAGAAATTTCAATCCCTTAGAAGCTGCTAAAGCGATTAGTTCTGAATCGGCATACGCCGCAGTCTGGAACATACCGATTTCCCCTTTATCAGCATAAGGTTCTATGACATCCAGATATTCTTCGTCCGTCACAGGACAAGCCTTGCCGCCGGCTTTGACCGAACCGAGGCCGGTGCAGTGCCCCATCTCAATGATATGGATATGACTGTCGAGCAAGCCTTCTATCATCAATTTCGTCAATTCTGTTGAAAATCCTGTGCCGACGACGTTGGCTCCGTCGCGTAACGTGCAGTCCATAATATGCATGATATATTCCTCCTATGCCTTTGTGATGCAAAAGATATTCACCATAAATTCTTAATGTGTTTTCTCGATACGTATCTTCTGGTATAATCATATCACCGGAGAAATTAAAATAAAAACAAATACCTCTGCATTCAATTATTAATATTTTAAATAATTATTGTGCAGCATACATAGCCATGCAATATCGCAATAGAAAGAGCCGTAACCTCATCTTGTTATACATAAACAGCATATACAGTCATCATATGCATTTCCTTTTTGTGCAAAGCCGCGAAGCTCCCCTGCCAATGGCATGCATATTTGTCATCATCTGCAGCAAACAAAGGAGATAGGTCTCATGAACAGCGAATTAATCGAAACCTTTGTCACCGTCGCCAACGCCGGCAACATCACGAAAAGCGCCGACATATTATTTGTATCGCAGGCCACGGTCAGCCATCGCATTAAGCAGCTGGAAGAAAAGCTCGGCGTCCAGCTCATCTTGCGCAATAAAGGCTCCAAGCAGACAAATTTAACTACTGCCGGTAAAAATTTTCTGCCCTTGGCTCAAAGCTGGCTCCGCCTCAACGACGAAATCAGCACCTTTCAGGAACGCCCCCAAGCCCTGGAACTGTCCATCGGCGTCGTCGACAGCGTAAACAACTATTTGTTAGCCGATTTCTACAAGGAACTAAGGCAGGATGCCTTAGATTGGCGTCTCACCGTCCGTACCCTTCACACGCAGGAAATTTACGACCATGTC
This region of Megasphaera stantonii genomic DNA includes:
- a CDS encoding 4-hydroxy-2-oxovalerate aldolase, with product MHIMDCTLRDGANVVGTGFSTELTKLMIEGLLDSHIHIIEMGHCTGLGSVKAGGKACPVTDEEYLDVIEPYADKGEIGMFQTAAYADSELIALAASKGLKFLRVGANAGDGKTAEKAVKMVRDAGLEAKYSLMKAYVVTPDELAEEAKMLESFGVQALTIMDSAGYMMPEDAAEYTRKVVDAVSIPVGFHGHSNLGLAMANAQAAERAGASFIDCGLMGMARSAGNITTEGAVALFRREGKAQEYDFYKLLRFIDEKLMPAMEREGYHNPIKPLDLVLGYSGCHSSFVGAFRGVAAAAGVNVYELIIETSKINQKNPSKDLMEEVAVTLK
- a CDS encoding DUF6282 family protein — translated: MGKLSGALDMHIHGAPDIVKRKLSDIEIVRDAITHGMYGVVLKTHLGSTAERAALMQELFGAKLRVFGGITLNNFIGGFNPLALQVALMMGAKIVWMPTFTAKTHLIYERKIGKAVNALSNVCANIEGLSILDDNGKILDSVVKILNLVAKHNAVLGCGHIGMEEVKALIPVAKACGVKKIVYNHPNNPINAASLEEQQWLVSQGVLLERCVVDLVQGLADWKIILKEIRETGVENNIFSTDLGQFTNIAPTKGLELAHDILLENHFNTQEISKLICENPRELLLT